The Cyprinus carpio isolate SPL01 chromosome A9, ASM1834038v1, whole genome shotgun sequence genome window below encodes:
- the LOC109069695 gene encoding G-protein coupled receptor 1-like has product MMTQEDGDYVNDTYEYMDYGYLEDTKAGGYTQKEALHIISVIIYSLAFTLGVIGNGMVIWVTAFKSKRTVNSIWLQNLAIADFVFVLFLPFSIDYVLRDFHWLFGKTMCKLNSFVCTMNMYASVLFLTVLSLDRYISLVHLSWSERYRNVRRAWWVCALIWITSCCLSCPALIFRDVIQHNEKVVCFNNFHDESRHMIVVRHIAMVSLRTIVGFLLPFATITVSGMLLAIKMRQSDSVRLTSFSRTVSAVILAFFLCWAPFHTFSLIELSMHHTTYLQSVLTVGFPLATSLAFFNSCVNPILYVLLTKKVRKLVRRSCLNFTKSSLRELSQSVSATELDSALPSFSPEETTANSSV; this is encoded by the coding sequence ATGATGACCCAAGAAGACGGGGACTATGTAAACGACACTTATGAATACATGGATTATGGATATCTAGAGGATACCAAGGCTGGAGGCTACACTCAGAAGGAAGCTCTTCACATCATATCAGTGATTATCTACAGCCTGGCGTTTACTCTGGGTGTAATTGGAAATGGCATGGTCATCTGGGTGACCGCCTTCAAAAGCAAACGGACTGTGAACAGCATTTGGCTGCAGAATCTGGCCATCGCCGACTTTGTGTTTGTTCTTTTCCTGCCATTCTCCATTGATTACGTGCTGCGAGACTTTCACTGGCTCTTTGGGAAGACAATGTGCAAGCTGAACTCGTTTGTGTGCACCATGAACATGTATGCCAGTGTGCTGTTTCTGACCGTCCTGAGTTTGGATCGCTACATCTCACTGGTCCACCTGAGCTGGTCGGAAAGGTACCGAAATGTCCGGAGGGCCTGGTGGGTGTGTGCGCTGATTTGGATCACGTCCTGCTGTCTAAGCTGTCCGGCCTTGATATTCCGTGACGTAATCCAGCATAACGAGAAGgttgtgtgttttaataactTTCACGATGAGAGCAGGCACATGATAGTGGTGAGGCACATTGCGATGGTGTCTCTGCGCACCATCGTGGGCTTTCTGCTTCCGTTTGCAACCATCACCGTTAGTGGCATGCTGCTGGCTATTAAGATGCGTCAGTCCGACTCGGTACGTTTGACCAGCTTTTCCAGAACCGTCTCTGCTGTGATTCTTGCTTTCTTCCTATGTTGGGCGCCGTTTCACACGTTCAGCCTGATAGAGCTGAGCATGCATCACACCACTTACCTGCAATCCGTGCTCACCGTGGGCTTCCCACTCGCCACCAGCCTGGCCTTCTTCAACAGCTGCGTCAACCCGATCCTGTACGTACTGCTAACCAAGAAGGTGCGTAAACTGGTGAGGAGGTCATGTTTGAACTTCACCAAGAGCTCGCTGAGGGAGCTCAGTCAGTCTGTGTCTGCGACTGAGTTAGACTCAGCACTGCCCAGCTTCTCTCCTGAAGAAACCACGGCCAACTCCTCCGTCTGA